The Saccharothrix variisporea genome has a segment encoding these proteins:
- a CDS encoding aminotransferase class V-fold PLP-dependent enzyme: protein MMRIPSSYLIQFAEPEGYLDFARFGPPAHAVVEESTRLLERSAAAGPSTVDELMREEVRAKAAVARLCGVDTEHVVLLPNTSTGLFQVALGLSGEVLVSPAEFPANTYPWTRSGRASVRPLPPAPVTPQAVRDGLTARTTALSVSAVDFRTGYRADLAALRDVLGDRLLVVDGIQGFGVVDEPWSVADVLVVGGQKWLRAGWSTGFMVLSDRALERLEPVVSGWTGAEDAGLFDGAVHPVAEGAAGWSITNLSPVAAGALATALELVELAGVPALEARIAEHVDTLADVVREAGGTVVSAQDRRAGILAFTVGDLPSTLVGETLTRSGITATIRPEHIRVSPHVSTKPESIARFTEALTTLTSSGTATRTTVVPGWENGDGGRRPHQAPTADVFAALIPTVHSLADALGPGTEVVLHDLSALPNSIVAIAGDLTGRKVGGPMTDLLLGLVRRGTTQDLSGYETYAPDGRPIRSSTVFLRDARGVAIGCLCVNSDPGRPATEPIEPVETFPGDVDTLQRVLVDRAVRSVGVPVELMKKSHKSQVVKILDDAGLFLIRDSVDHLAGVLGVTRYTIYNYLNEHRKPE, encoded by the coding sequence ATCATGCGCATCCCCTCCTCCTACCTGATCCAGTTCGCCGAGCCGGAGGGCTACCTGGACTTCGCCCGGTTCGGGCCGCCCGCGCACGCCGTGGTGGAGGAGTCGACGCGGCTGCTGGAGCGCTCGGCGGCGGCCGGGCCGTCCACTGTGGACGAGCTGATGCGGGAGGAGGTCCGGGCGAAGGCCGCGGTGGCGCGGCTGTGCGGGGTGGACACCGAGCACGTCGTGCTGCTGCCCAACACCAGCACGGGCCTGTTCCAGGTGGCGCTGGGGTTGTCCGGCGAGGTCCTGGTGTCGCCCGCGGAGTTCCCCGCCAACACCTACCCGTGGACCCGGTCCGGCCGCGCTTCCGTCCGCCCGCTCCCACCCGCCCCCGTGACCCCGCAGGCGGTCCGGGACGGGCTGACCGCCCGGACCACCGCGCTCTCGGTGAGCGCCGTCGACTTCCGGACCGGCTACCGGGCGGACCTGGCGGCGCTGCGGGACGTCCTCGGCGACCGGTTGCTGGTCGTGGACGGCATCCAGGGCTTCGGCGTGGTGGACGAGCCGTGGTCGGTGGCGGACGTGCTGGTGGTGGGCGGCCAGAAGTGGCTGCGGGCGGGGTGGTCGACCGGGTTCATGGTGCTGTCGGACCGGGCGCTGGAGCGGCTGGAGCCGGTCGTGTCGGGGTGGACGGGTGCCGAGGACGCCGGGTTGTTCGACGGTGCGGTGCACCCGGTGGCCGAGGGCGCGGCGGGCTGGTCGATCACCAACCTGAGCCCGGTGGCGGCGGGTGCACTGGCCACGGCCCTGGAGCTGGTGGAACTCGCCGGCGTCCCGGCGCTGGAGGCCCGGATCGCCGAGCACGTCGACACCCTGGCGGACGTGGTGCGGGAGGCGGGTGGAACGGTCGTCTCGGCGCAGGACCGGCGGGCAGGCATCCTCGCCTTCACCGTGGGCGACCTCCCGTCCACACTGGTGGGCGAGACTCTCACCCGATCAGGCATCACGGCGACCATCCGCCCGGAACACATCCGCGTGTCCCCGCACGTCTCCACCAAGCCGGAGAGCATCGCCCGCTTCACCGAGGCCCTGACCACCCTCACCTCCTCCGGCACCGCCACGAGGACCACTGTCGTACCCGGGTGGGAGAATGGAGACGGGGGCCGGAGGCCCCACCAAGCACCCACCGCCGACGTGTTCGCCGCGCTCATCCCGACCGTCCACAGCCTCGCCGACGCCCTCGGCCCCGGCACCGAAGTCGTCCTCCACGACCTCTCCGCGCTGCCCAACTCCATCGTCGCCATCGCGGGCGACCTCACCGGCCGCAAGGTCGGCGGCCCCATGACCGACCTCCTCCTCGGACTGGTCCGCCGGGGCACCACCCAGGACCTCTCCGGCTACGAGACCTACGCGCCCGACGGCCGGCCCATCCGCTCTTCCACCGTCTTCCTGCGCGACGCCCGGGGCGTGGCGATCGGCTGCCTCTGCGTCAACAGCGACCCCGGCCGGCCCGCCACCGAACCCATCGAACCCGTCGAGACCTTCCCCGGTGACGTCGACACCCTCCAGCGGGTCCTGGTCGACCGGGCCGTCCGCAGCGTCGGCGTCCCCGTCGAGCTGATGAAGAAGTCCCACAAGTCGCAAGTGGTGAAGATCCTCGACGACGCCGGCCTGTTCCTCATCCGCGACTCCGTCGACCACCTCGCCGGTGTGCTCGGCGTCACCCGCTACACGATCTACAACTACCTCAACGAGCACCGGAAGCCGGAATAG
- a CDS encoding enoyl-CoA hydratase/isomerase family protein → MTLRLDTSGPVATLTIDRPAKRNAMSYEMWSALPGLMATVAAAPEVRVLVVRGGEHFSAGADISEFSTLRAGASGAARYSEAVHNGERAIATLGKPTIAAVNGFCVGGGCEIALACDLRIASSGARFGITPAKLGIVYNFTSTKQLVDVVGPAWAKQILFSGELIDAATALRIGLVNEVHDDLDARVKELSEVIASRAQVSVRGAKEIVNRVTAGQVEEDAAVQALYDAAVHSAEYAEGVAAFLEKRTPRF, encoded by the coding sequence ATGACGCTGAGGTTGGACACGTCCGGGCCGGTCGCGACACTGACCATCGACCGCCCCGCCAAGCGCAACGCCATGAGCTACGAGATGTGGTCGGCCCTGCCGGGGCTGATGGCGACCGTCGCGGCGGCCCCCGAGGTGCGGGTGCTGGTCGTGCGGGGCGGCGAGCACTTCTCGGCGGGCGCGGACATCAGCGAGTTCTCGACCCTGCGCGCTGGCGCTTCCGGGGCGGCTCGGTACAGCGAGGCCGTGCACAACGGGGAGCGGGCCATCGCCACGCTGGGCAAGCCGACGATCGCGGCGGTGAACGGGTTCTGCGTGGGCGGCGGGTGCGAGATCGCGCTGGCGTGCGACCTGCGCATCGCTTCTTCCGGGGCGCGGTTCGGCATCACACCCGCGAAGCTGGGGATCGTGTACAACTTCACGTCCACCAAGCAGTTGGTCGACGTGGTGGGTCCGGCGTGGGCCAAGCAGATCCTGTTCAGCGGCGAACTGATCGACGCGGCGACCGCGTTGCGGATCGGTTTGGTGAACGAGGTGCACGACGACCTGGACGCGCGGGTGAAGGAGCTGTCGGAGGTCATCGCGTCGCGGGCGCAGGTGAGCGTGCGGGGGGCGAAGGAGATCGTCAACCGGGTGACGGCGGGGCAGGTGGAGGAGGACGCGGCGGTGCAGGCCCTGTACGACGCGGCCGTGCACAGCGCGGAGTACGCGGAGGGCGTGGCGGCGTTCCTGGAAAAGCGCACGCCGAGGTTCTGA
- a CDS encoding ABC transporter substrate-binding protein, translating to MTRWIPALVLVVLAACAPEPDSAPPATETPVVAKDDGLAALVPPQVAQAGKLRVGSNIQNPPNNFYAEDGKTPIGSEVDLITAVAAKLGLKAEHQDMAFSSLITSLQAGRIDVTMAAMNDTAERQQKIDFVDYFTSGITIMVRKGNPDGIKAPQDLCGKAVAVNLGSSQEQYAKTFPCPTGSIAVTATDSDTQNQNQLRTGRVTAILNDLPTAVYVAKTAGDGQFFEVVDAAPINGGPYGIGVNKSTPQLATAIQKALQALIDDGTYRKIMDKWGVTQGAIAKATINGR from the coding sequence ATGACCCGCTGGATCCCTGCTCTTGTCCTGGTCGTGCTCGCCGCGTGCGCCCCCGAACCCGACAGTGCCCCACCTGCGACCGAGACACCCGTGGTCGCCAAGGACGACGGCCTTGCCGCGCTTGTCCCGCCGCAGGTCGCCCAGGCGGGCAAGTTGCGGGTCGGCTCGAACATCCAGAACCCGCCGAACAACTTCTACGCCGAGGACGGCAAGACCCCGATCGGCAGCGAGGTGGACCTGATCACCGCCGTCGCCGCCAAGCTCGGGCTCAAGGCCGAGCACCAGGACATGGCGTTCAGCTCCCTGATCACCAGCCTCCAGGCCGGCCGCATCGACGTCACGATGGCCGCGATGAACGACACCGCCGAACGGCAGCAGAAGATCGACTTCGTGGACTACTTCACGTCCGGCATCACGATCATGGTCCGCAAGGGCAATCCGGACGGCATCAAAGCCCCGCAGGACCTGTGCGGCAAGGCCGTCGCCGTGAACCTGGGCAGCAGCCAGGAGCAGTACGCCAAGACCTTCCCCTGCCCGACCGGGTCCATCGCCGTCACCGCGACCGACAGCGACACCCAGAACCAGAACCAGCTGCGCACCGGCCGGGTCACGGCCATCCTCAACGACCTGCCCACCGCCGTCTACGTCGCCAAGACCGCCGGTGACGGCCAGTTCTTCGAGGTCGTCGACGCTGCCCCGATCAACGGCGGCCCCTACGGCATCGGCGTCAACAAGAGCACCCCGCAGCTGGCGACGGCGATCCAGAAGGCCCTCCAAGCGCTGATCGACGACGGGACCTACCGCAAGATCATGGACAAGTGGGGCGTCACGCAGGGCGCGATCGCGAAGGCGACCATCAATGGCCGGTGA
- a CDS encoding DUF4235 domain-containing protein, protein MNKLLYRPLGMLFSVLGGLAASRLFAQVWKLISGDKVAPTATQKDRGWGEVLLAATVQGAIFGLVKAAIDRGGATGYDKLTGEWPGDTGDVDK, encoded by the coding sequence ATGAACAAACTGCTGTACCGACCGCTGGGCATGCTGTTCAGCGTCCTGGGCGGCCTGGCGGCGTCGCGGCTGTTCGCCCAGGTGTGGAAGCTGATCAGCGGCGACAAGGTCGCACCGACCGCCACCCAGAAGGACCGCGGGTGGGGCGAGGTCCTGCTGGCGGCCACCGTCCAGGGCGCGATCTTCGGCCTGGTGAAGGCCGCGATCGACCGGGGCGGCGCCACCGGCTACGACAAGCTGACCGGCGAGTGGCCCGGCGACACGGGCGACGTGGACAAGTAG
- a CDS encoding DUF3618 domain-containing protein has product MSKDNPQNPAELRADIERTRGDLGDTVEALVHKADVPARVKEAAHEKVDQVKDSAQQGADRVKDTVQQGADRVKETAQQSAVQVKEQAATVAERVNTAAAVAAEKAQEAASKVTVQASQVTDRAVQALPQPVAEQVRRHPAALALGAAAAVLVLWRLVRGRS; this is encoded by the coding sequence ATGAGCAAGGACAACCCGCAGAACCCCGCCGAACTGCGCGCCGACATCGAGCGGACGCGCGGCGACCTCGGCGACACCGTCGAAGCGCTGGTGCACAAGGCCGACGTGCCGGCGCGGGTAAAGGAGGCGGCGCACGAGAAGGTGGACCAGGTGAAGGACAGCGCGCAACAGGGCGCGGACCGCGTGAAGGACACCGTGCAGCAGGGTGCGGACCGCGTGAAGGAGACCGCGCAGCAGAGCGCGGTGCAGGTGAAGGAACAGGCCGCGACCGTCGCGGAACGCGTCAACACCGCCGCCGCCGTGGCCGCGGAGAAGGCGCAGGAGGCGGCGTCGAAGGTGACCGTGCAGGCCTCCCAGGTGACCGACCGGGCCGTGCAGGCCCTGCCGCAACCGGTCGCCGAGCAGGTCCGCCGCCACCCGGCCGCGCTGGCGCTCGGGGCGGCTGCGGCCGTCTTGGTGCTGTGGCGGCTGGTGAGGGGCAGGTCATGA
- a CDS encoding alpha/beta fold hydrolase — protein MSHTVTADTLRVDDATLHYELRGSGPLVVLVGAPMDARAFEPMADLLAADHTVLTTDPRGILRSAVDDRDRDSTPELRADDLRRLVEHVGTGPAAVFGSSGGAVSALALAQHHPSAAHTVIAHEPPLDQLLDDREELRVKTEDIVATHLAGDVLGAWKKFLAVANIHLPDEVVEHMAAAQQDPQAAADAWYQNARMLLPTTQWVPDLDVLRTTSTRVLVGLGEESTGQLCDRTSRALAAALGVEPTMFPGGHVAFAEDPAPFVERLRPLL, from the coding sequence ATGAGCCACACCGTCACCGCCGACACGCTCCGCGTGGACGACGCCACCCTGCACTACGAGCTGCGCGGCAGCGGGCCGCTGGTCGTGCTGGTCGGCGCGCCGATGGACGCGCGGGCGTTCGAGCCGATGGCCGACCTGCTCGCGGCCGACCACACCGTGCTCACCACCGACCCGCGCGGCATCCTGCGCAGCGCGGTGGACGACCGGGACCGCGACTCCACGCCCGAACTGCGCGCCGACGACCTGCGCCGGCTGGTCGAGCACGTCGGCACCGGCCCTGCCGCGGTGTTCGGGTCCAGCGGTGGCGCGGTCAGCGCGTTGGCGCTCGCGCAGCACCACCCGTCCGCCGCGCACACCGTCATCGCGCACGAGCCGCCGCTGGACCAGCTGTTGGACGACCGGGAGGAGCTGCGCGTCAAGACCGAGGACATCGTGGCCACGCACCTCGCCGGCGACGTGCTGGGCGCGTGGAAGAAGTTCCTCGCAGTGGCGAACATCCACCTGCCCGACGAGGTGGTCGAGCACATGGCCGCCGCCCAACAGGACCCGCAGGCCGCCGCCGACGCCTGGTACCAGAACGCCCGGATGCTGCTGCCGACCACCCAGTGGGTGCCCGACCTGGACGTGCTGCGGACGACGTCCACGCGGGTCCTGGTCGGGCTCGGCGAGGAGTCGACCGGCCAGCTGTGCGACCGGACCTCGCGGGCGCTGGCCGCCGCGCTGGGCGTCGAGCCGACGATGTTCCCCGGCGGGCACGTCGCGTTCGCGGAGGACCCTGCCCCGTTCGTGGAGCGCCTGCGCCCGCTGCTGTGA
- a CDS encoding phage holin family protein → MNHVASDRDPSTAELVSRLSEQVSRLARDEIRLAVAEVKDKGKHVGVGAGLLGGAGVLAWFGVMALIAGAILALALVMPAWGAALVVAGVVFAVAGVLALIGRRQIDRGTPPIPEQAAESVKRDISQVKARAHR, encoded by the coding sequence ATGAACCACGTCGCCAGCGACCGCGACCCGTCCACCGCCGAGCTGGTCAGCCGGCTGTCCGAACAGGTCAGCCGGTTGGCCCGGGACGAGATCAGGCTCGCCGTCGCGGAGGTCAAGGACAAGGGCAAGCACGTCGGTGTCGGCGCGGGGCTGCTGGGCGGTGCCGGGGTGCTGGCCTGGTTCGGCGTGATGGCGCTGATCGCCGGGGCGATCCTGGCGCTGGCGCTGGTCATGCCCGCGTGGGGCGCGGCGCTCGTCGTCGCCGGCGTGGTGTTCGCGGTGGCCGGCGTGCTCGCCCTGATCGGCCGCAGGCAGATCGACCGGGGCACGCCGCCCATCCCCGAACAGGCCGCGGAGAGCGTCAAGCGGGACATCTCCCAGGTGAAGGCGAGGGCGCACCGATGA
- the trxA gene encoding thioredoxin: MATVELTTQNFDEVVGGSDLVLVDFWADWCGPCKQFAPVFERSAEKHQDIVFGKVDTEDQQQLAAAFQIRSIPTLMIVRDGVVLYAQPGALPEAALEDLIDQARKVDMDEVRKQVAEQQA, translated from the coding sequence ATGGCGACGGTGGAGCTGACCACGCAGAACTTCGACGAGGTGGTCGGCGGTTCCGACTTGGTCCTCGTGGACTTCTGGGCGGACTGGTGCGGCCCGTGCAAGCAGTTCGCGCCGGTGTTCGAGCGGTCGGCCGAGAAGCACCAGGACATCGTGTTCGGCAAGGTCGACACCGAGGACCAGCAGCAGCTCGCGGCGGCCTTCCAGATCCGGTCGATCCCGACCCTGATGATCGTGCGCGACGGCGTCGTGCTCTACGCCCAGCCGGGTGCCCTGCCCGAGGCGGCCCTGGAGGACCTGATCGACCAGGCCCGCAAGGTCGACATGGACGAGGTCCGCAAGCAGGTCGCCGAGCAGCAGGCCTGA
- a CDS encoding sigma-70 family RNA polymerase sigma factor yields MSEVPVLEPGDPDVARARSGDHEAFTRLVEPLRREVHAHCYRMLGSVHDADDALQEALLRAWRGFGRFEGRSSVRNWLYAISTNACLDVVERRGRRALPVDLGPASTEVGEHVPRTDVAWLGPYPDARYEQREAVELAFVAALQHLPGNQRAALLLFEVLGFTAAEIADVMKTTVTSVNSALARARRVLTAKVGGPAGLPALSKVQDARVREVVAGYTAALERGDADAFVALLTEDVTWSMPPMPHWYRGRESVMDFVSRVPMTTCGAWRHVVTSANGQPAVACYLRREGEDRHDAWSITVLTLRDGLIAELTSFIGDDHFKLFALPLSLPATS; encoded by the coding sequence GTGAGCGAGGTTCCTGTTCTCGAGCCCGGCGACCCGGACGTGGCCCGCGCCCGATCGGGCGACCACGAGGCGTTCACCCGCCTGGTGGAACCCCTGCGGCGCGAGGTCCACGCCCACTGCTACCGCATGCTCGGGTCCGTCCACGACGCCGACGACGCCCTGCAGGAGGCGCTGCTGCGGGCGTGGCGCGGGTTCGGGCGGTTCGAGGGGCGGTCGTCGGTGCGCAACTGGCTGTACGCGATCTCGACCAACGCGTGCCTGGACGTGGTGGAGCGGAGGGGCAGGCGTGCCCTGCCGGTGGACCTCGGCCCGGCGAGCACGGAGGTCGGCGAGCACGTCCCGCGCACGGACGTGGCGTGGCTCGGGCCGTACCCGGACGCCCGGTACGAGCAGCGCGAGGCCGTGGAGCTGGCGTTCGTCGCGGCTTTGCAGCACCTGCCCGGCAACCAGCGCGCGGCCCTGCTGCTGTTCGAGGTGCTCGGGTTCACCGCCGCCGAGATCGCCGACGTCATGAAGACCACCGTGACCAGCGTGAACTCGGCCCTGGCGCGGGCACGGAGGGTGCTGACGGCCAAGGTCGGCGGGCCGGCCGGACTGCCCGCGCTGAGCAAGGTCCAGGACGCCCGGGTCCGCGAGGTCGTCGCGGGGTACACCGCCGCTCTGGAGCGCGGCGACGCGGACGCCTTCGTGGCCCTGCTCACCGAGGACGTCACGTGGTCCATGCCGCCGATGCCGCACTGGTACCGGGGCCGGGAGTCGGTGATGGACTTCGTCTCCCGCGTGCCGATGACCACCTGCGGGGCGTGGCGACACGTCGTGACCAGCGCGAACGGGCAGCCGGCGGTGGCTTGCTACTTGCGCCGGGAGGGGGAGGACCGGCACGACGCCTGGTCCATCACGGTGCTGACGCTGCGGGACGGCCTGATCGCCGAGCTGACGTCCTTCATCGGCGACGACCACTTCAAGCTGTTCGCCCTACCCCTCAGCCTGCCCGCTACCTCCTAG
- a CDS encoding amino acid ABC transporter ATP-binding protein: MSVVRAVGVRKSYGTVEVLRGVDLSVAQGQVVCLLGPSGAGKSTFLRCVNHLETIDAGRIWVDGQPVGFRERGGRLYELREREVARQRRGIGMVFQRFNLFPHRTAVENVAEGPVHVLGVPRREALSDAAELLARVGLADRAGAYPHQLSGGQQQRVAIARALAMRPSLMLFDEPTSALDPELVGEVLDVMADLARDGMTMIVVTHEIGFARQVADEVVFLVDGAVVESGPPGQVLDNPREPRTRQFLAKVL; this comes from the coding sequence ATGAGCGTGGTGCGCGCGGTCGGGGTGCGGAAGTCGTACGGGACGGTCGAGGTGTTGCGGGGTGTGGACCTTTCCGTGGCACAGGGCCAGGTTGTGTGCCTGCTGGGACCTTCGGGTGCCGGGAAGTCGACGTTCCTCAGGTGCGTCAACCACCTGGAGACCATCGACGCCGGGCGGATCTGGGTGGACGGGCAGCCGGTCGGCTTCCGGGAGCGCGGTGGACGGCTGTACGAGCTGCGCGAACGGGAAGTGGCGCGGCAGCGGCGGGGGATCGGGATGGTGTTCCAGCGGTTCAACCTGTTCCCGCACCGGACCGCCGTGGAGAACGTCGCCGAGGGGCCGGTGCACGTGCTGGGCGTGCCCCGCCGCGAGGCCCTGTCGGACGCCGCCGAGCTGCTGGCACGGGTCGGGCTGGCGGACCGGGCGGGCGCGTACCCGCACCAGTTGTCCGGCGGGCAGCAGCAACGGGTGGCGATCGCGCGGGCGCTGGCCATGCGACCGTCGCTGATGCTGTTCGACGAGCCGACGTCCGCGTTGGACCCCGAGCTGGTGGGGGAGGTGCTGGACGTGATGGCGGACCTCGCGCGGGACGGGATGACCATGATCGTCGTGACGCACGAGATCGGGTTCGCGCGGCAGGTCGCGGACGAGGTGGTGTTCCTGGTGGACGGCGCGGTGGTCGAGTCCGGGCCGCCGGGGCAGGTGCTGGACAATCCCCGGGAACCACGGACCCGGCAGTTCCTCGCGAAGGTGCTCTGA
- a CDS encoding amino acid ABC transporter permease: MAGDELPVVPLRHWGRWVGGVVILGLLVALGFALADAQIDYAAVPGFFVHDIMLRGLWNTIVLAVCAQAGAIVLGVGIALLRRSANPVARWFAAGYVWLFRGLPVLLQILLWFNLALVFEHISIPMLFEAKTNVLITAFVAALLGLGLNESAYMAEIVRAGLNSVDHGQVEAAKAIGMTPVVALRRVVLPQAMRVIIPPTGNNFINMLKGTSMASVIGFLELVHAANNIASRNLQIMETLLAAAAWYMVVVSLASVGQHFLERFYGKGVAR, from the coding sequence ATGGCCGGTGACGAGTTGCCCGTAGTCCCGCTGCGGCACTGGGGGCGCTGGGTCGGCGGCGTGGTGATCCTCGGACTGCTGGTCGCGTTGGGCTTCGCGCTCGCGGACGCGCAGATCGACTACGCGGCCGTGCCGGGGTTCTTCGTGCACGACATCATGTTGCGGGGCCTGTGGAACACGATCGTGCTGGCGGTGTGCGCGCAGGCCGGGGCGATCGTGCTCGGGGTCGGGATCGCGTTGCTGCGGCGGTCGGCGAACCCGGTGGCGCGGTGGTTCGCGGCCGGGTACGTGTGGTTGTTCCGCGGGTTGCCGGTGTTGTTGCAGATCCTGTTGTGGTTCAACCTGGCGCTGGTGTTCGAGCACATCTCGATCCCGATGCTGTTCGAGGCCAAGACGAACGTGCTCATCACCGCGTTCGTCGCCGCACTGCTCGGGTTGGGCCTGAACGAGAGCGCCTACATGGCCGAGATCGTGCGTGCCGGGCTGAACAGCGTCGACCACGGCCAGGTCGAAGCGGCGAAGGCGATCGGCATGACCCCCGTGGTCGCGTTGCGGAGGGTCGTGCTGCCGCAGGCCATGCGTGTGATCATCCCGCCCACCGGCAACAACTTCATCAACATGCTCAAGGGCACGTCGATGGCGTCGGTGATCGGGTTCCTGGAACTCGTGCACGCGGCCAACAACATCGCGTCCCGCAACCTCCAGATCATGGAGACCCTGCTGGCCGCCGCGGCCTGGTACATGGTCGTGGTGAGCCTCGCGTCGGTCGGTCAGCACTTCCTGGAACGCTTCTACGGCAAGGGAGTCGCCCGATGA